TGGTACTTCCGCCAGCGCGGCTACCCTCAGCGCCACCTTCACGGTGCCCACCACGGCCCGGAGCGGCAGCACCCGCATGCGCGTTTCCCTGAGCGATGCGGCCCAAACCAGTTGCAGCAGCTTTACTTACGGTGAAGTGGAAGACTACACCATCAACGTGACGGGCGGTGCCGCCCTCACCAACAATGTAGTAGCCGTAAGCAACACGAGCAGCAACGCTACACTTGGCAGCGACAACTTGGTAGGCGCTGAGGTTGGCGTATATCCAAACCCGGCTACCGATGTGCTGCGCGTAACGTTGCCCAACAATGCCTCCGCCGTATCAGCGCAGGTAGCGGATATGCAGGGCCGGACCATAAAAGCCCCCCAGCTGACGAGCAACGGCGAGCTAAACGTGACGCAACTTGCTAAAGGAATGTATATGCTCAGCGTAAGCGACGGGCAGAAAACCTTCCGCCAGCGTTTCGTGAAGCAATAAGCCTTCAGCAAGGGCACAAAAAAGCCCCCAGAACCAAAAAGCCCCGTCGCACGACGGGGCTTCTTGGTTCTGGGGGCTTTTTTAAGCAAGCTTAATGGATAGAATATTCAATCTTCAGCTCCACAGTACCGTAGCCATCGTTCTTCTTGGTGTTGCCGCGCAGGCTGACATCGTCCAGCTTATCGGTGCTGGTGAAGTTGTAAGCCGCCTCGGCCGTCGCGCTAAAGTCGCGGGAAAGGCGGAAAGTAAGGCCGCCACCTACTGGCGCAATCACGGCTACGTTTGGATAGCCAGTGCTTTCGGGTGCCAAATACACTTGGTTGTTCACGGGCCGCCCGGTGCCTATGTAAGTCTTCGGATCATACATGGCTAGGCCAATGCCCGCTTTTACATACGGTTTGAGAATGGCCGCCGGCCCGCGGGGGAGGCAAACTGGGACTCATCGCCAAACAGCTCATAGCGCAGGAAAGTAGTCAGCGAGCCGTTACGGCCCCGGAAAGCCAGGTTACGCTCGGGCAGCTGGTCGGTAGCGCCAATCTGAAAGTAAGACACTTCGCCACCTACCAGCAGGCGCGGCCGCAGCAGATACAGCCCGCCCACGCTTACGCTGGGACCCGGCAGGTTCTGCGACCATTTGCCTAGGTCGCCGGTGTAGAGGGCTACGCCCCCGCCCACCGTTACGCGAAATGGCCCCCGGTAGTAGGGGCGGGCTTGGCTGCTAAAGTAGCGCCGCCGCTGCCCGGGGCCTTGCGCGGCAGCAATGTATGAAGAGGCTAAAGACCAGAACAGCAAGGAGCTGAGAAGAAGCAAACGAGGTTTCACAGGCAAAGACTTAGTTGAAAGTAGCCGCGACTTACGCGATTAACTACCAGTTCGTTGCCTAACGCTGTTGCCTCCAGCTTTATTTGAACTTGCCCGTGGGGTCGGGTTGCTTGGCCAGCAGCTCGCCAATAAAGCCGAAGTCAAAGCCGACCATATTCAAGCCTTGGCCCTTATGAACCGCCTCCCAGGCCTTGGTGTAGTCTTCCTGGAAATAATAGCCCCGCGCCATCTGCTGCCACGCTACTGCATTATTAGGGTCGGCGGCAATGGCCTTTTGCAGGTATTCCATGCCAGTAGTCAGGTCCTTTTTCTTTTTGGTCTGCTCGAAGCGAATCAGGTAGCTAGCGCCCAAGTCACTGAGCGTATTTCCATCGGCTGGGTTAACGGCCAGGGCTTGCGTGAGCAGCTTAATCGACTCGTCGGGCGTGGGGTTGCGGCTGGTCACTACGCCCAGGCCGCGGTAAGCATCGGCGTTTTTCTGATCGAGCAGCCACGCCAGATTGAAGCGGTACATAGCCGTATCGGGCTGGTTTTCAGTTAAGTACTCAAAGCCTTTGGTGGAAAAAAACTTGCTAGCCTCAGCCCGCGAAGGGAAGTTACGGTCGATATCAGCCAGGAAGTTTGGGCCAACCACCTGCTCGGCCTGAGCCGTGCTGATGCCGCCAAATAATGGCAACAAGCGATTGGCCTTGCTGACAGGAGCGGTAGCGGCCGATGCTTTTTCCTTTTTGTTTTTGCGCTGTGCCAACGTAGGCGTGGCACCAAAAGCCAGCAGCAACGCCGCCAGCACCAGAATATTTTTCATGCAACAGGTAGAAAGAAAACGCTAAAAATTGCCCCCCAGTACCAAAATGCCGGCCGGGCTTTCGTACAAATATAACGCCCTCAGCCCAAGGATAGTCTAGGAGGGACGCTGTAGCTGATGGAAGGCACAAATGGGCGGCGAGTACACACCGATTAAGCCAGGAGGCTAACTGGGGGGCTTTTTTAGCGGCTCGGTACAGGCCGGCAAACCAGTAAGCAAATCCACGAGTATATGCGGGCTAATCCGGAGGCAATTCCAGTGTGGAAGCGCCCGCTATTTATTCCCTTTCGATGCGTGTTTCTCGTGTATTAGCGCTGTCAGCGTTGCTTGTGTTGCTACTTGTAATAGTCGGGGCCAATGAATATGCGGTGGCCCGGCCCAGCCGCCGCACCCAGGATATTGCCTACGTAGCTGCCACCGACGCCAGCTTCAGCACCGAGCGCCACCGCCTCGATGTGTATGCCCCGCGGCGCAAAGCGGCTGCCAGCCAGCCGGTTGTGCTCTTTATTCACGGCGGCAACTGGGACAGTGGCAGCAAAAGCATCTATACCTTCATTGGGCGGCGGCTGGCGAAGCAGGGCGTAGTGGCGGTCATTATCAACTACCGACTCTCGCCCGAGGTGCAGGTGCCTGCTATGGCCGACGACTGTGCCCGCGCCGTGCGCTGGACCCAGCAGCACATTGCCGAGTACGGCGGCGACCCCCAGCGTATTTTTCTGATGGGGCACTCGGCTGGGGCAGGATTGGCGGCGCTAATTGCGACTGATAATCAGTACTTCACCCGGCTGGGAGTAGCCCAAAATCCCGTGCGCGGCGTCATCCTCGACGACCCCGCCGGCCTCGACATGTACGACTATCTCCTCAAGAAGCAGTACGCCGGCGACGAGCAGTACCTCACCGCCTTTGGCCGCGACCCGCAGGGCTGGAAGGCCGTATCGGCGCTGTATCACCTCACGGCCGCCAGTCCACCTTTTCTCACGTTCGTGGGGGGCAAAACGTATCCTTCCATTGCCAGTAGCAGCCAGAAGTTTCGGAGCCGGTTGGTGGAGCTAGGCGTGCGGCCGCAGTTCACGGTGCTGCCAGATAAAAAGCACATTCCGATGGTGTTACAACTGTATTGGCAGCACAACGTAATTTACCGGCAGCTACTGCCGTTTATAAGCAAAGCCAACTGATAGTTGAAGGTATATAAGAATGCTGGCTGCTAGGCTGACTTAAAAAAAGTCACAAAAAATGTAGCCGGAAACTAATTAAAAATCAGACATAAACGTAAAGGGGTATTTCCAGATTTTTAAAATGCTATAGGCCCCTTTATCGTTATAAATCAGGTAGATGAAAAATAAGGAACAGTTGCTTACCTCATCTGGGGAATTGAACCGGATGCGGATTCTGGGCCGCTATACGATTCTTCGTACGCTACCTGAGAACTTACTCGATGATTTGATTTGTCTGACGGCCGCTCTGTTTGATGTGCCAATAGTGCTGGTGTCGTTTGCCGCGGCCGAAACGGAGGAGCAAGCGGCTACTTATGAGGCATTTGGCTGGGATACTAGCGGAGAAGAGGATTTCGGCACCGTGGCCATACGACGGAGCGAAACCGCGTTGCTCGAAGAAATGGCCCCCAAGCCGCTGGAACTGGCAAATCCTTTTGTGACACGCGCCCTCAACTTCCGGTTTTACGCCGCCACCTCCCTAAAAGGCACCCACGGCGATAACCTAGGCAACTTGTGTGTGGTCGGCCGGCGGCCGCGCACGTTTTCCCCCACCGAGCGCGATGTGCTGAGCAATATGTCGGCCTTGGTAAGCCGGCTCCTCGACGTGCGTCGGGTATTAGGGCCAGCGAGCCTGGCACTGGCGGGCTTGTGGAACACTATCTATGCGGCCAGCGCCGATCCGCTACACCGCATTATGGCCCTGACGGATCGGCTGAAGAATCAGGAAGATCTGGAAACCATTACGGCTGTTATTCAGCGGAAGCTTATCTGTAAAGATGCCAATCTGATAGCGGGCATTGCTAATCAGCACATCAGCAGCCTGCTAGAAAATCAATAGCAAATCGTGGCTAAGTGCCTGATTATTACATGGTGGAAGTTGCCTTTCGCTGCACTGATTGAGTGTCGGTAGCCGAAGTGAGCACCTCCTCTATATAGGCCTGCGCCCGCAGTAGCTCCTCTGCGTATGGCTCGTAAAGAACTCGTGTGGGTGGTCCATCCGGCACTAACTCCGCATCCCACAGGCCAGATCGGTGCCAATTATCCTGAAAATCCCAGTCGGGCCGGTCGATGATAGGGTAGAGGCAAACGCCCCACAGAGGTACCCCCTGCCGCAATGCGACGGCACACTCCCGGGCGATGTGCTGCATCCAAAGTGGCCGATCAATACCCGGATGACTGGTTTCGGTGAGTACTACCGGGCGCTGATAGCGTTTGTAAGCCATTTGCAACAGCGCACTCAGCGGCTTCCAGCGCGGATCAAGCGGCGAATCGGCCCAGCCCAGCGTTTGGCGCGGCTCTAGCTGCCACTGGTTGTCGTAGTAGAAGTTGAAGCCCAGAATATCCAGAAAATCGGGGGAGCCGCCGAGTTCAGGGCACAATCTGCCCGCCAGCATATCTACCGATTGAAACTGATTGATCGTGAACTCAGTAGTCCGGTTGCGCTCGGTCCGACTGGCACCAATTCGGGGCACAATGTTGATGAGCGGCTCTGTGGTGAGTATACGAATGCCAGGATCCATCTCACGTAGAGCCGCCGTACCTTCGATGTAGGCCCGCATCAGCCCGCGCTTTACTTCCCAACCCTGGCCTACGCAGTAAGGAGAGGTACCGCGCACATCGCCGCCCAGCCACGACATAAAGCTGACCTCATTGATGGGCGTCACGATGAGAACGTCGTCGGGGCGCTGGCTACGGTAAAACTCCACGAAGGCGCGGCACAGAGCGGCAAAGCGCCGGGCGAACATCGGGTGCAGTGGCGTCAGGTCGTCGGGATACCCGAAGTGGCAGAGGTCCCATACCTGCTGGATGCCGTGGCGCTGCCCGGTGGCCAGCATCGAGGCTACCGTGCTCCAATCGTAGTGGTAAGGCGTACGCTCCACTTGGCTCCAGCGGATGCCTTCCCGCACTGTGCGAATGCCGAAGGGATTCAGCGCCTGATAATCAGCGTCCAGCTTCTGAAAGTGGCCGGTAAGGTGCAGAAAGTCAACCCGGTGACCAAAAGCATTAAGCTGATCAGTACATTCGTAGCCACCCATCCAGAACGATTGAAAAGGGTTCTGGGGGGCTTTATTATAAACATGGTACATGGATGTGTCGTCGTAAGGAAGTTGCGGGCAGGCGGGGGGCTTTTGGTAGCTCAGGCCACTGCCTAAACGGATGTTTTGTGCGCAACCTCTGTGATAGATTTGGCTTCGATAAAAATGCGCTTGAACTCAGGATGCTGGCTTTTAATAGCACTCTGTAGGCGCACAATAGCCTGCTCTACTTCCCCAGCCGAAAGGTTATCATGAAAGTCAATGTCGAGGGCCAGCACTACGTCGCGCGGGCCCAAGTGCAGGGTCAGCGGCCGGCGAACCTGCCGAACGGTGTCGTCTGCACAGGCAAGCTTTTCCAGCGTTGCAATTGTCTCGTCGTCCACGCCTTCCCCTACAAGCAAACCTTTGGTCTTGTAAATCAGGAAGATGGCGACTCCAACGAGCATAATGCCGATCAGAATGGAGGCCGCTCCATCGAGGTAAGGATTGTTGAGCGAATGACCAAAGTACACGCCAAACAGAGCAATAGCTAAACCCAGCAGAGCCGCCATGTCCTCCATCAGAATAGCAAATACGGAGGGGTCTTTGCTGCGGGCTATGCTGCTCCAGAATGGCGCATTGCCCCGCTCCCGATTGAAGGCTTTGAGGGCTAAGTAGCAGGAGGTGGACTCAAAAACGATGGCTAAGCCCAGCACCACGTAGTTCCAGGTGGGATCGGTGAGGGGTGAGGGATGTTGCATGTGGGAAATGCCCTCATAAAAAGACATGCCGCCGCCAACGGCAAACACAAGCACCGCCACGATAAGCGACCAGAAGTAAAGCTCTTTGGAACGCCCGAATGGATAGCGGGCATCGGCTGGCTTCTGCGCCCGGTTTACTCCCAATAATATCAAGCCGCCGTTGCCGCTGTCAACCAACGAGTGTATCCCTTCTGACAGCATCGCTGAACTGCCCGTGAAGTAGGCGGCTACGAATTTGGAGATGGCAATCGCAATGTTGGCACCAATAGCCCCGTAAATGGCGGTTTTTGATTCGGAGTTGTTGCCCATAAGGAAGGAAAGACAAAGAAGTTCACAGCTACGCAGACTACAGCACAGAGGTTAGTAGAAACACGAAGCGGCAGCGTTTCTAGCCGCCAACACGTAGGCCACCAGTAAGCCATTCGACAGCCAAAAAAAGCCCCCCAGACGCCTGAAACCGTAGTGAACTCAACTATTGGCTGAACATTCTGCTTTTCTCCGACTTTTACGGCGCCGGTTACCTCATCTCTGCTCCCGACTGCCTACTTCCGACCTATGCCTCAACTCGACTCAGCAAAGCCGCCTACTCTTCGCCGCGACTTAGGGCTGGTGCAAGCCACCGCCCTGAACATGATTGATATGGTGGGCATCGGGCCGTTTGTGGTGCTGCCGCTGGTCATGCACCTGATGGGGCCTTACTTTCTGCTAGCCTGGATGGTGGGCGCGGCTTTGGCGGTCGTCGATGGCATGGTGTGGGCCGAATTGGGCGCTGCCTACCCTGAGGCAGGCGGCAGCTACCGCTTTCTCAAGCTAGCCTATGGCGAAGCTAAGTGGGGCCGGCTGATGTCGTTTCTGTATGTGTGGCAAACCCTGGTGCAGGCGCCGCTGGTGGTGGCGTCGGGGGCCATTGGCTTTGCCCAATACTTTGGCTATCTGGTGCCGCTTACCGAGTGGTGGCAGCCTAAGCTGGTGAGTGGCGTAGTGGTGCTGCTGCTTATTGCGTTGCTCTATCGCCGCATCGATGATATTGGTCGCCTGGGGGTGCTGCTGTGGGTGGGCGTATTGTGTCTTATGGGTTGGCTGATTTTTGGAGGCATCACGCACTCAACTCACGAAGTGGCCTGGCTGCCGGTGGGGGGCATTTCAGATGTGCCGGGGCTGCTGTTTTCGGTAGCTTTGGGGCAAGCCGCCGTCAAAACCATCTATAGCTACTTGGGCTACTACAATGTGTGCCACTTGGGGGGCGAAATTCGTAATCCGGAGCGCGTTATTCCGCGCAGTATCTTCCTTAGTATTCTTGGAATCGCGGCGTTGTACCTGCTGCTAAACTGGAGCGTAGGTACCGTCATTCCGTGGCAGGAGGCCCAGCACTCCGAGTTTATCGTGAGCACCTTCGTCGAGACAATTTATGGCAGCACGGCCGCCAAGCTGGCTACCGCATTGGTGCTGTGGGTGGCGTTTGCGTCGCTGTTTGCCGTGCTGCTGGGCTACTCACGCATCCCGTACGCCGCCGCCGCCGATGGTGAGTTTCTGCCGGTATTTGCCAAAGTGCATCCTACCAAGCAGTTTCCGCACGTTTCCTTGCTCATACTCGGGGCGTAGGCTTCGTGTTTAGCCTACTGTTTCGGCTGGGTGAGGTGATTACAGCCATTCTGGCCATGCGCATTCTAATTCAGTTTGTGGGGCAGGCAGTTGGCTTAGTGGTACTTCGCCGCCGACGCGGCACCACTGGTTTGCCCTTCCGAATGCCATTATATCCCCTGCCGGTTATCATAGCGGTAGCCGTGTGGCTGCTGATTTTCTGGAGCACTGGCCCCGCCTTTATGCTTTCGGGCCTGACGGTGATTGGGGCGGGTGTAGTCGTGTTTCTGCTCTGGAGTCGTAAGTTGGAAAGATGGCCTTTTGAAAAGTAAAAGGCTAACCTTCTCAAAACATGGTGAATGTCTTAAGGAAATTTAGCGCTGACTATACATTCACAAAAAAGCTCCCCAGAATAATCTGGAGGGCTTTTTTGGATTCTTTTGCCTTAGCCGCGCCGGAGTACCTGCGCCGCTTCCTTGGCGAAATAAGTCAGGATGGCGTCGGCGCCTGCGCGCTTGATGCTAAGCAGCACTTCCATCATAGTACGCTCGCCATCTACCCAACCGTTTTGGGCCGCCGCTTTCACCATCGCGTACTCCCCCGATACGTTGTAGGCGGTGACGGGCAAAGTAGTCGCATTGCGCACTTCCCGGATGATGTCGAGGTAGCTCAGCGCGGGCTTAATCATCACCATGTCGGCACCTTCCTGCTCATCGAGGGCTAGTTCGCGTAGCGCTTCGCGGCGGTTGGCGGGGTTCATCTGGTAGGTTTTCTTGTCGCCTTTTTTGGGTGCCGAACCCAGCGCATCGCGGAATGGACCGTAGAAAGCCGAGGCGTACTTGGCGGTATAACTCATAATGCTCACGTGCGAGAAAGCGTTGCGGTCGAGCACATCGCGAATGAAAGCCACGCGGCCATCCATCATATCAGAAGGGCCGATAATGTCGGCGCCGGCACGGGCTTGGGCCAGAGCCATTTGGCCGAGTACTTCCAATGACGCATCGTTCAGTATCTCACCACTTTCGGCATCTACAATACCATCGTGGCCATCGGAACTGTAGGGGTCCATGGCTACGTCAGTCATGAGCACGACCTCTGGGAAATGGCGCTTGATGTCTGCTACCGTGCGCAAGTACAAGCCCTCGGGGTTGGCGCTTTCGCGGGCCAGGCGGTCTTTCAGCTCCTCGTTAATCTGCGGAAATGGGGCAAACGATTTAATGCCAAGCTCTACACAGGCGCCAATTTCATCGATGATACGGTCGGCGGAGTAGCGGAAAATGCCCGGCATCGACTTCACTTCCACCAACTGATTCTGGCCTTCGGTGAGGAAAATAGGATAGATAAAATCGTGGGTGGTGAGGTTGGTTTCCTGCACCATATTGCGAATGACTTCAGACTTGCGGTTGCGCCGGGGGCGGTGCGTGGGGATAAGCGCCATAGGTTGTTTTTCAGTAATAAGACGGGGTAGAACAACGGGTGCAAAGGTAAGGTTGCGGTAGCGCCCCAATCCCTTTGTCCCTTGTTGACACTGCCGGAGGTAAAAAGCTTCCCAGTTTAAAGATTAAAAAACTCCTGAAAGATTTCGGTCCAGGCGTGCGGGCCACCCATCCCCAAGATCAGGAAATAATAGCCCAGCAACACAATCAGCGCCCCAATGCCCAAGCCCAGCCAGCCGCCCAGCACTAAACCTACTACTACCCCGCCTACTACCAGCAGCCCACCCAGCGCAAGGTTTAAGAGTTTTCGGTCAGCTACAGTGTGGTTAATTAATGCAGCCGAAGGAGCCTTCTTGAATTGCACAGCCGGTAGCCCCGTTTGCGCCAGACTTTTGGGCTTAAGCGAGCTAGGTGTTACCTGTTTATTCTGGCTTGAGGGAGAAGCAGCCACAACGTCCAGCGCATGAGATGCGCGGGTTTTGCTGACCGCAGACGTCGCCACGGAAGTACTGTCTGCTAGTACGCTGGTGTACGCTAAGGGCTTAGTTTGGGGCGGGTGAAAGGTGAAGGCTGCTTGCTGGCCTCGGCAACCGACAACCGTTACCAACAAAAAAGCCCCCCAGAGGCGCCAACGTATTAAACTCATGGGTTGAAGATCAAAAAATAAGCGGACTTCTCGGCGTGGAGAAATCCGCTTAGTGAGAGCAGAAAACAGGATTTAGAAAGCCAATAGCACCGATTCGATGATGTCGCAGGCTTCGTGCAGCTGCTCTTCGGTAATAACCAGCGGGGGGGCAAATCGGATGATGTCGCCGTGGGTGGGCTTGGCTAGCACGCCGCGCTCCATCAGCGTCACGCACACATCCCAGGCGGTGCGGCCATCGTCGGTGGGCCGAATAATTACGGCGTTGAGTAGGCCTTTGCCCCGCACTAGCTCTACTACATCGGGGCGCTTTTGCTGGACTTTGCGCATCCGCTCGCGGAATATTTCGCCGAGAATGCGGGCATTATCAACCAAATTTTCATCCCGAATGACATCCAGAGAAGCCCGCATAACGGCACAGGCCAGCGGGTTGCCGCCAAAAGTAGAGCCGTGCTGCCCCGGCTGAATCGTGAGCATCACCGCATCCTGCGCCAGCACCGCCGACACCGGCATAGCGCCACCCGATAAGGCTTTGCCCAGAATCAGAATATCGGCGTGCACACCGTCAGCATAACTGGCCAACCACTCGCCCGTGCGGCCCAAGCCGGTCTGAATTTCGTCGGCAATAAATAGAACGTTATGCGCTTTGCACAACGCCTGTGCCTTTGCCAGGTAGCCTTCGGACGGCACCACTACGCCCGCTTCGCCCTGAATAGGCTCTACCATAAAAGCGCACACCTGATGATCCTTTACGGCTTCTTCCAGCGCCTCTAGGTCGTCGTAGGGTACTACTTGGTAGCCAGGGTTATAAGGACCAAATCCGCCGGTGCTATCGGGGTCGGTACTGAAGGAAATAATACCAGTGGTGCGGCCGTGAAAGTTGTGTTCGGCCACCAGTATGCGGGCCTGGTTGGGGGCAATTCCTTTTTCCTGGTAGCCCCACTTGCGGGCTAGCTTGAGGGCGGTTTCCACGGCCTCGGCGCCGGAGTTCATCAGCAGCGCTTTGTCATAATTGAATAACTCGCACAGCTGCTTTTCGGCCAGGCCAAGCTGATCGTTGAAGAAGGCGCGGGAGGTTAGCGTGAGGCGCTGGGCCTGCTCCACCATCGCCCCAATAATACGCGGGTGACAATGACCCTGATTCACGGCCGAATAAGCCGACAAAAAGTCGAGGTACTGCTTGCCCTCCACGTCCCAGAGGTGCACGCCCTCGCCCCGGCTCAACACCACTGGCAAGGGGTGATAGTTGTGGGCGCCGTAGCGGTCTTCGAGGTCCATAAACTCCTGACTGCGGTGGGCGGTGGCGGTGGTTTCCATAAACTAGAGCCTGAGTGGGGATAAAGCCGGAAGAATTTCCTACTTCGAAAGTACGCAAAAACGCTGGGAAGGGTGTTGGGGGGCTTTTTGGCCAAGCTGCGCGAGAATAACAGGTAGGATAACCTAAACAGAAAAGCAGTGTTTGCGGCCGGCAAGCAGAACCCGGAAGATGTGGATATGAACTTCGCCGGCGTCGACGCGCTCAAAGAGTTGAAGAACATTCCGAAGTAGGAGAGGGGGTTGGTGCGCTGTTATTGTTGGAGAGTGTCAATGAGTTTGCCCACATAGTTGCCCTCCTCACTGCCATCCGGTTTTGCAATAGTCCAGTCCAGAATGGCTTTCTCAGGAAACACTATTGACTGATTTATTTTGTATTGCTGAACTACCCCTAGCTCGTTAGCAATAGTGCCCACTACTGTGGTATTCTCCCAGCTCGTGACGCGCACAAATACCTGTTCAAATTTTCCATCTGAGTCATAGATGCGGGTGGTAAGAAAGAAAGCTTCATCTGGTTTTAGGCCAAGGAGAAAACGCTTTTTAGCCTGAGGCAGCGTTTTGTGAGCTTGTTTAACGGCGAGTGCAATTACTTTTTCAAATGCTTTTAAGCCAGCACCCTCTTCTGTACTTGCAATACTTAATGGTTGGTCGGTTGGGGCATTTGGAGCTATAGGAGCCGTGTTCTTTTGAGCTGTTGCTTCTGTGGTAGCTAGGCAAATAAGCACTAGACCAATAAGTCTGGAAGCGGATTTAGTGAACATAAGGGAGAGAAATATGATAACTGAAGGCTAGAAGCGCATAAATGCAGTAGTTGAAGCAATTATATAGTATTTAATTTATATAAATATTAAATAAAGCCCCCCGCATTAATAATAGTGGAAATCGGGGTGGGCCTGAGGCAGCAGCGCTTTATCAACGACGATGCTTTTGACATCAAAGTATAG
The window above is part of the Hymenobacter radiodurans genome. Proteins encoded here:
- the hemB gene encoding porphobilinogen synthase; translation: MALIPTHRPRRNRKSEVIRNMVQETNLTTHDFIYPIFLTEGQNQLVEVKSMPGIFRYSADRIIDEIGACVELGIKSFAPFPQINEELKDRLARESANPEGLYLRTVADIKRHFPEVVLMTDVAMDPYSSDGHDGIVDAESGEILNDASLEVLGQMALAQARAGADIIGPSDMMDGRVAFIRDVLDRNAFSHVSIMSYTAKYASAFYGPFRDALGSAPKKGDKKTYQMNPANRREALRELALDEQEGADMVMIKPALSYLDIIREVRNATTLPVTAYNVSGEYAMVKAAAQNGWVDGERTMMEVLLSIKRAGADAILTYFAKEAAQVLRRG
- a CDS encoding cation diffusion facilitator family transporter, giving the protein MGNNSESKTAIYGAIGANIAIAISKFVAAYFTGSSAMLSEGIHSLVDSGNGGLILLGVNRAQKPADARYPFGRSKELYFWSLIVAVLVFAVGGGMSFYEGISHMQHPSPLTDPTWNYVVLGLAIVFESTSCYLALKAFNRERGNAPFWSSIARSKDPSVFAILMEDMAALLGLAIALFGVYFGHSLNNPYLDGAASILIGIMLVGVAIFLIYKTKGLLVGEGVDDETIATLEKLACADDTVRQVRRPLTLHLGPRDVVLALDIDFHDNLSAGEVEQAIVRLQSAIKSQHPEFKRIFIEAKSITEVAHKTSV
- a CDS encoding APC family permease — its product is MPQLDSAKPPTLRRDLGLVQATALNMIDMVGIGPFVVLPLVMHLMGPYFLLAWMVGAALAVVDGMVWAELGAAYPEAGGSYRFLKLAYGEAKWGRLMSFLYVWQTLVQAPLVVASGAIGFAQYFGYLVPLTEWWQPKLVSGVVVLLLIALLYRRIDDIGRLGVLLWVGVLCLMGWLIFGGITHSTHEVAWLPVGGISDVPGLLFSVALGQAAVKTIYSYLGYYNVCHLGGEIRNPERVIPRSIFLSILGIAALYLLLNWSVGTVIPWQEAQHSEFIVSTFVETIYGSTAAKLATALVLWVAFASLFAVLLGYSRIPYAAAADGEFLPVFAKVHPTKQFPHVSLLILGA
- a CDS encoding tetratricopeptide repeat protein, which encodes MKNILVLAALLLAFGATPTLAQRKNKKEKASAATAPVSKANRLLPLFGGISTAQAEQVVGPNFLADIDRNFPSRAEASKFFSTKGFEYLTENQPDTAMYRFNLAWLLDQKNADAYRGLGVVTSRNPTPDESIKLLTQALAVNPADGNTLSDLGASYLIRFEQTKKKKDLTTGMEYLQKAIAADPNNAVAWQQMARGYYFQEDYTKAWEAVHKGQGLNMVGFDFGFIGELLAKQPDPTGKFK
- a CDS encoding DUF2314 domain-containing protein, encoding MFTKSASRLIGLVLICLATTEATAQKNTAPIAPNAPTDQPLSIASTEEGAGLKAFEKVIALAVKQAHKTLPQAKKRFLLGLKPDEAFFLTTRIYDSDGKFEQVFVRVTSWENTTVVGTIANELGVVQQYKINQSIVFPEKAILDWTIAKPDGSEEGNYVGKLIDTLQQ
- a CDS encoding alpha/beta hydrolase; this translates as MRVSRVLALSALLVLLLVIVGANEYAVARPSRRTQDIAYVAATDASFSTERHRLDVYAPRRKAAASQPVVLFIHGGNWDSGSKSIYTFIGRRLAKQGVVAVIINYRLSPEVQVPAMADDCARAVRWTQQHIAEYGGDPQRIFLMGHSAGAGLAALIATDNQYFTRLGVAQNPVRGVILDDPAGLDMYDYLLKKQYAGDEQYLTAFGRDPQGWKAVSALYHLTAASPPFLTFVGGKTYPSIASSSQKFRSRLVELGVRPQFTVLPDKKHIPMVLQLYWQHNVIYRQLLPFISKAN
- a CDS encoding amine oxidase; this translates as MYHVYNKAPQNPFQSFWMGGYECTDQLNAFGHRVDFLHLTGHFQKLDADYQALNPFGIRTVREGIRWSQVERTPYHYDWSTVASMLATGQRHGIQQVWDLCHFGYPDDLTPLHPMFARRFAALCRAFVEFYRSQRPDDVLIVTPINEVSFMSWLGGDVRGTSPYCVGQGWEVKRGLMRAYIEGTAALREMDPGIRILTTEPLINIVPRIGASRTERNRTTEFTINQFQSVDMLAGRLCPELGGSPDFLDILGFNFYYDNQWQLEPRQTLGWADSPLDPRWKPLSALLQMAYKRYQRPVVLTETSHPGIDRPLWMQHIARECAVALRQGVPLWGVCLYPIIDRPDWDFQDNWHRSGLWDAELVPDGPPTRVLYEPYAEELLRAQAYIEEVLTSATDTQSVQRKATSTM
- the rocD gene encoding ornithine--oxo-acid transaminase: METTATAHRSQEFMDLEDRYGAHNYHPLPVVLSRGEGVHLWDVEGKQYLDFLSAYSAVNQGHCHPRIIGAMVEQAQRLTLTSRAFFNDQLGLAEKQLCELFNYDKALLMNSGAEAVETALKLARKWGYQEKGIAPNQARILVAEHNFHGRTTGIISFSTDPDSTGGFGPYNPGYQVVPYDDLEALEEAVKDHQVCAFMVEPIQGEAGVVVPSEGYLAKAQALCKAHNVLFIADEIQTGLGRTGEWLASYADGVHADILILGKALSGGAMPVSAVLAQDAVMLTIQPGQHGSTFGGNPLACAVMRASLDVIRDENLVDNARILGEIFRERMRKVQQKRPDVVELVRGKGLLNAVIIRPTDDGRTAWDVCVTLMERGVLAKPTHGDIIRFAPPLVITEEQLHEACDIIESVLLAF